A stretch of Clostridium formicaceticum DNA encodes these proteins:
- a CDS encoding DUF1850 domain-containing protein: MKLLTNQVGNGYRRFRYPTLLIFSGFILSLLLTYLAWPVYGIEISTNHVALKTFIIPCDSEIYIDYTHSVEKTSVRDVFEIGRNHHFLLIRTEYSSFGAGLPTDNFGEFKVVDGIFINSGINQELSNISLRVGRIANHSLVLEDGRHIYLKDYAEGGSLVIIKPVKTTRFQAFFIQKED; this comes from the coding sequence ATGAAGTTATTAACTAATCAAGTTGGGAACGGGTATCGAAGATTTCGATACCCGACCCTTTTGATTTTTTCTGGTTTCATATTAAGTTTACTATTGACTTATCTAGCTTGGCCCGTCTATGGCATTGAAATTTCCACTAATCATGTGGCATTAAAGACATTTATTATACCTTGTGACAGTGAAATCTATATAGATTACACCCACTCGGTTGAAAAAACATCTGTAAGAGATGTTTTTGAAATAGGAAGAAATCATCATTTTTTATTGATCCGAACAGAGTATAGCTCCTTTGGAGCAGGATTACCTACAGACAATTTCGGTGAATTTAAAGTTGTCGATGGTATTTTTATCAACAGTGGGATCAATCAAGAACTATCAAATATTTCTCTACGGGTTGGAAGAATAGCAAATCATAGTCTAGTCTTAGAGGACGGAAGACATATATATTTAAAAGACTATGCAGAAGGTGGCAGTTTGGTTATCATAAAACCTGTAAAGACGACAAGATTCCAGGCTTTCTTTATTCAAAAGGAGGATTAG
- a CDS encoding TAXI family TRAP transporter solute-binding subunit — MKKFKSISMLLVCLLLVTVLVVGCGSDNATGGEGDAPSRLAVATGGTTGVYYPLGGAFASIISENVDGASANAESTGASVENVNLLNFGNVDFALVQNDISYYAFNGIEMFDDQEPMDNLRGLATLYPETIQIVADASAGINSVEDLRGKRVAVGAPGSGTEANARQILAAYGLTYDDIQADYLSFGEAADNLKDGHVQAAFVTAGTPTAAITDLATTHNINLVSVSSDIAQTLIADYPYYAEVVIPAGTYRNQDEDVHAVAVMAMLAVRADLSEDLVYDITKALFENLDTLSAAHARGGDVNLDTALDGMSLEIHPGAQRYFDEVIN, encoded by the coding sequence ATGAAAAAATTTAAATCTATTTCTATGTTACTAGTTTGTTTATTACTAGTAACCGTATTGGTAGTAGGGTGTGGTAGTGATAATGCTACAGGTGGAGAAGGTGACGCGCCATCTCGTTTAGCTGTTGCTACTGGTGGTACAACAGGTGTTTACTATCCATTAGGGGGAGCTTTTGCTAGTATTATTAGTGAAAATGTTGATGGTGCATCTGCTAATGCAGAATCTACTGGAGCATCTGTTGAAAATGTTAACCTATTAAACTTTGGGAATGTAGACTTTGCCTTAGTTCAAAACGATATCTCCTATTATGCTTTCAATGGCATCGAAATGTTCGATGATCAAGAACCAATGGATAACCTTAGAGGTTTAGCAACCCTTTATCCAGAAACAATTCAAATCGTAGCTGATGCTTCTGCTGGTATTAATAGTGTTGAAGACTTAAGGGGCAAACGCGTTGCAGTAGGGGCTCCAGGAAGCGGTACTGAAGCCAATGCTCGTCAAATCTTGGCAGCTTATGGGCTTACTTATGACGACATTCAAGCTGACTATTTATCCTTTGGTGAAGCTGCGGATAACCTAAAAGATGGACATGTTCAAGCAGCCTTTGTTACTGCTGGTACACCAACGGCGGCGATTACTGACTTAGCTACAACTCATAATATCAACTTGGTCTCTGTTTCTTCAGATATAGCACAAACACTGATTGCTGACTACCCATATTATGCAGAAGTTGTTATCCCTGCAGGTACTTATCGAAATCAAGATGAAGATGTTCATGCAGTTGCGGTTATGGCAATGTTAGCAGTAAGAGCTGATTTATCTGAGGATTTGGTATATGATATCACAAAAGCATTGTTTGAAAACTTAGATACTTTATCAGCAGCTCATGCTAGAGGTGGAGATGTAAACTTAGACACAGCTTTAGATGGTATGTCTTTAGAGATTCATCCAGGAGCACAGCGTTACTTTGATGAAGTTATTAACTAA
- a CDS encoding putative hydro-lyase, producing the protein MNLQQKRGDQIMNAAEVARERIRKGLWKGPTPGFAAGYTQANIVILPKQYAFDFFLFCQRNPKPCPILDVCEAGQYRPLLTAPSGDIRTDIPKYRIYREGILQEEVEDILDFWSEDMVTFLLGCSFTFENPLIKAGIAIRHIDEGKNVPMFITNIECKPAGVFSGPMVVSMRPIPSQLVDQAIEITARYPKVHGAPVHVGNPEEIGIVDVNRPDFGDTVTINPGEVPVFWACGVTPQAAVMRTKPEIVITHAPGHMFITDIQDEELKGL; encoded by the coding sequence ATGAATTTACAACAGAAAAGGGGAGATCAGATTATGAATGCTGCTGAAGTAGCAAGAGAAAGAATTAGAAAGGGCTTGTGGAAGGGGCCAACCCCCGGCTTTGCTGCAGGATATACACAGGCCAACATTGTTATTTTGCCTAAACAATACGCATTTGATTTCTTTTTGTTTTGTCAGAGAAATCCAAAGCCTTGCCCAATATTAGATGTTTGTGAAGCCGGTCAGTATAGACCTTTATTGACAGCACCCAGTGGCGACATAAGAACAGATATACCTAAATATCGAATTTATAGAGAAGGGATACTGCAAGAGGAAGTAGAAGATATACTTGATTTTTGGTCTGAAGACATGGTAACATTTTTGTTAGGATGTAGTTTTACATTTGAAAACCCGCTAATCAAAGCAGGTATTGCTATAAGGCACATTGATGAAGGAAAGAATGTGCCGATGTTTATAACAAATATTGAGTGTAAACCAGCTGGCGTTTTTAGTGGACCTATGGTAGTCAGCATGAGACCAATTCCTTCCCAGTTGGTGGATCAAGCTATTGAAATAACCGCTCGATACCCGAAGGTACACGGGGCACCAGTGCATGTAGGTAATCCTGAGGAAATTGGTATCGTTGACGTTAATCGTCCTGATTTTGGGGATACAGTAACAATTAATCCAGGGGAAGTACCGGTATTTTGGGCATGTGGTGTAACACCTCAAGCGGCTGTTATGCGCACTAAGCCTGAAATTGTTATTACCCATGCCCCGGGACATATGTTTATTACAGATATACAGGATGAGGAGCTGAAGGGACTGTGA
- a CDS encoding DUF4392 domain-containing protein yields MKQTYIDAIEAIIGADMGCRGLGADVKTGDLWPALKELSQAKRIILLTGFCIKDTMTGETDGPIGAVSLAAALIELGKEVLIITDDYSYNLVTACCQAMNIQVNISLAPLQETASYCKKTMKDYAPDLVVAIERPGRAEDGGCYSMRGEDLSSFVPNTDPLFSIAKESGIKTIAIGDGGNEIGMGKIAQHIKQNIKLGEKICAVSASDYLIIAGVSNWGGHGMVAGLSIMNAKMLLHDVDKEIAMLEGMIREGGVDGCSKNPVCTVDGLSLEINLSILEKLRETVLEALLDQPVLAIG; encoded by the coding sequence GTGAAGCAAACATATATAGATGCTATTGAAGCGATTATTGGAGCAGATATGGGCTGCAGAGGGCTAGGCGCAGATGTTAAGACGGGAGATTTATGGCCAGCTTTAAAAGAACTAAGCCAAGCTAAAAGAATTATCCTTCTAACAGGATTTTGTATTAAAGATACGATGACTGGGGAAACCGATGGACCTATAGGCGCTGTATCTCTTGCTGCTGCACTAATAGAGCTAGGAAAAGAGGTTCTTATTATTACGGATGACTACTCTTATAACTTAGTAACTGCTTGCTGTCAAGCTATGAACATTCAAGTTAATATAAGTCTAGCACCGCTTCAAGAGACTGCCTCCTATTGCAAAAAAACGATGAAGGACTATGCTCCTGATTTAGTGGTGGCGATTGAACGCCCTGGAAGGGCTGAGGACGGGGGATGTTATTCTATGCGAGGGGAAGATTTGAGTAGTTTTGTACCCAATACAGACCCGTTATTTTCTATAGCAAAGGAAAGTGGCATTAAAACCATCGCTATTGGAGATGGGGGTAATGAAATAGGCATGGGGAAGATTGCCCAACATATAAAACAAAATATAAAGCTTGGTGAGAAAATCTGTGCTGTTAGCGCATCTGATTATCTTATTATAGCAGGTGTTTCAAACTGGGGAGGACATGGAATGGTTGCTGGTTTGTCTATTATGAACGCTAAAATGCTGCTGCATGATGTAGATAAGGAAATAGCTATGTTAGAAGGAATGATTCGTGAAGGTGGCGTAGATGGATGCAGCAAAAATCCTGTTTGTACAGTAGATGGATTGAGTTTAGAGATTAATTTAAGTATCCTAGAAAAGCTTAGGGAAACTGTATTAGAGGCGTTGCTAGACCAACCTGTGTTGGCAATAGGCTAG
- a CDS encoding LamB/YcsF family protein, with amino-acid sequence MVTVDLNCDMGESFGAYQIGHDEALLNYVTSVNIACGFHAGDPIIMGKTVALAVEKGITIGAHPGFPDLSGFGRRNMQVSLEEAKAYMIYQIGALQGFIKVHGGKLHHVKPHGALYNMAAKDYSLAKALAEAVKAVDNELIFVGLANSMMIKAAEEVGIKSAQEVFADRNYQEDGSLVPRSLPNAMIHDDQICVDRVIKMVKEESVMTVNQEKINIKADTICLHGDHPSALLFAKKLHRALLEENIKLNSVT; translated from the coding sequence ATGGTTACTGTCGATTTAAACTGTGATATGGGAGAAAGTTTTGGGGCTTATCAAATTGGGCATGATGAGGCCCTATTAAATTATGTTACTTCTGTCAATATTGCATGTGGTTTTCATGCTGGAGACCCTATTATTATGGGAAAGACAGTTGCTCTAGCAGTTGAAAAAGGTATTACCATTGGAGCACATCCAGGATTTCCGGATTTATCAGGTTTTGGCAGGAGAAATATGCAGGTATCCTTAGAGGAAGCGAAGGCTTATATGATCTATCAAATTGGCGCATTGCAGGGGTTTATTAAGGTGCATGGTGGGAAACTACACCATGTAAAACCTCATGGCGCCCTCTATAATATGGCTGCCAAAGACTATTCGTTGGCAAAAGCGTTAGCGGAAGCTGTTAAAGCGGTTGATAATGAACTAATTTTTGTTGGATTGGCTAATTCTATGATGATAAAGGCTGCTGAGGAAGTAGGGATAAAGAGTGCCCAAGAGGTTTTTGCAGACCGAAATTATCAAGAGGATGGTTCTCTAGTACCTAGAAGCTTACCAAATGCTATGATTCATGATGATCAAATATGTGTTGATAGAGTAATCAAAATGGTGAAAGAAGAAAGTGTAATGACGGTGAACCAAGAAAAAATCAATATAAAGGCTGATACCATTTGTCTTCATGGGGACCATCCATCAGCACTTTTATTTGCTAAGAAACTCCATAGAGCATTATTAGAAGAAAATATAAAGTTGAATTCTGTTACTTAA
- the pxpB gene encoding 5-oxoprolinase subunit PxpB — translation MKKMLNSYPAGDNGLIIEFGNCICEEINREIRSFLYYLEVHAKDFDEVIEIVPTYTTLFILYDPLEATYQELADKLSRVRREISQIEIPEPNTLHIPVLYGGDHGPDLPAVAQHNGLSIEEVINIHRSGHYLIYMIGFTPGFPYLGGMSEKIATPRHKVPRQKISSGSVGIAGNQTGIYPIDSPGGWQVIGRTPIKLFDPSREPAVLLKVGDYLVFDVIDDTTYGEIKQLVERDQYQVKITKYRSGSNV, via the coding sequence ATGAAAAAAATGTTGAATAGTTATCCAGCTGGTGATAATGGTTTAATTATTGAGTTTGGCAACTGTATATGTGAAGAAATAAATCGAGAAATTAGAAGTTTTTTATATTATTTAGAAGTCCACGCAAAAGATTTCGATGAAGTGATTGAAATAGTTCCTACTTATACGACTTTATTTATTCTTTACGATCCTTTAGAGGCTACCTATCAAGAACTAGCGGATAAGCTGAGTCGTGTGAGAAGGGAAATCTCTCAAATAGAAATTCCAGAGCCTAATACCCTCCATATTCCTGTGTTATATGGTGGTGATCATGGTCCGGATCTGCCTGCAGTAGCTCAGCATAATGGCTTATCAATAGAAGAGGTAATAAACATCCATCGTAGTGGACATTACTTAATCTACATGATTGGCTTTACACCAGGCTTTCCATACTTGGGGGGAATGTCGGAAAAAATTGCAACGCCTCGTCATAAGGTGCCTAGACAAAAAATTTCTTCGGGGTCTGTGGGGATAGCAGGCAATCAAACAGGCATTTACCCCATTGACAGTCCAGGGGGGTGGCAGGTCATAGGAAGAACGCCCATCAAGCTATTTGATCCTTCGAGGGAACCAGCAGTGTTACTTAAGGTAGGAGATTATTTAGTTTTTGACGTCATTGACGATACAACTTACGGAGAAATAAAGCAGTTGGTAGAACGTGATCAATACCAAGTTAAAATAACGAAATATAGGAGTGGGAGTAATGTCTAA
- a CDS encoding biotin-dependent carboxyltransferase family protein yields MSKISIVKPGLMTTIQDQGRIGYQHFGMPVAGAMDVYSLQLANLLVGNHRFEAALEITLMGPEISFHDTRAVAITGGEISATINDRPVSMYETLYLQKGDTLKLGNISVGCRSYLAISEGFHLEKVMGSYATYTRGNIGGFYGRKLMAGDEIPLNQKQYEGHVGTRRIPKSLTPDLHKSCIRVIMGPEDQAFTEEGKAVFQKSQYRISNQSDRMGYRLEGPKIQHVSTADIISGGINLGAIQVPGEGVPIIMMADRQTTGGYTKIANVISIDIPLVAQKKPGDIIKFTAIKVEEAQLLFREREETIRTLEKQFQLISSKIHSVREYCIKVRGRSYHVRVEELKDERGNEKP; encoded by the coding sequence ATGTCTAAAATCTCAATTGTAAAGCCTGGGCTTATGACTACAATTCAAGATCAAGGCAGGATAGGATATCAACATTTTGGGATGCCTGTAGCGGGAGCAATGGATGTATACTCTCTACAATTGGCCAATCTGTTAGTAGGAAACCACCGATTTGAAGCGGCTCTTGAAATTACGCTAATGGGTCCAGAAATTTCTTTTCATGATACAAGAGCAGTCGCCATTACTGGTGGGGAAATCAGTGCTACCATCAATGATAGGCCAGTGTCAATGTATGAAACACTTTATTTGCAAAAAGGGGATACGCTAAAACTGGGCAATATATCTGTAGGTTGTCGTTCCTATTTAGCAATTTCTGAGGGATTTCATCTAGAAAAGGTGATGGGGAGTTATGCTACTTACACTAGAGGGAACATAGGCGGTTTTTATGGAAGGAAGTTAATGGCAGGAGATGAAATACCATTAAATCAAAAGCAGTATGAGGGCCATGTCGGTACTCGAAGAATCCCTAAATCTTTGACGCCAGATCTTCATAAAAGTTGTATTCGAGTCATCATGGGACCAGAGGATCAGGCCTTTACTGAAGAGGGGAAAGCTGTATTCCAAAAAAGCCAATACCGGATTTCCAACCAGTCTGATCGCATGGGATATCGTTTAGAGGGGCCAAAGATACAGCATGTTTCCACAGCAGATATCATTTCAGGAGGAATTAATCTAGGTGCGATTCAAGTGCCGGGTGAAGGTGTACCTATTATTATGATGGCTGACCGTCAAACAACAGGGGGCTATACGAAAATAGCCAATGTGATTTCTATAGATATTCCCTTAGTGGCTCAAAAAAAACCTGGTGATATTATAAAGTTTACTGCTATTAAAGTTGAGGAGGCACAACTGCTATTCAGAGAACGAGAAGAAACAATTAGAACCTTAGAAAAGCAGTTTCAATTAATTTCTTCGAAAATTCATTCTGTAAGGGAATATTGCATTAAGGTTAGGGGTAGAAGTTATCATGTAAGGGTAGAAGAATTAAAGGATGAGAGGGGCAATGAAAAACCCTAA
- a CDS encoding sensor histidine kinase, whose translation MFQQLRNKFLILNLVIISIMMILAFSSIYFITHNNVYRNIQMELHRISEFNRKANDKPPQGPRNFDGGRVSSDFDPGEPPPEPSVSFVLITDNEGTLLDTSSIFTMEETFYEAAKNAALSQSSNTGSLKLEGKYWRFVVKPHFDDYKIVFLDITPQQDFLANLIYTFFIVGCIMLVVIFFISRFFANKSIQPIKKAFEQQKQFIADASHELKTPLAVITTNLDVLLSSGEEDVKNQSKWLHYIKSEAERMTSLIKDLLYLTQVDYSDIKLVFTDFNLSEAVENIILTMEAVVFENNISLDYSIEPNLFTHGNCEQLQQVVMILLDNAIKYTDSKRMINISLKRHYNTLHLSVTNSCEGIPQEYMNKIFHRFYRIDKSRSRKSGGHGLGLAIAKTILQQHGGKIYAKSSLNESTTFIVELPSI comes from the coding sequence GTGTTTCAACAGCTGAGAAATAAATTTCTTATTCTCAATTTAGTCATTATTTCAATTATGATGATTCTCGCTTTTAGCTCTATCTACTTCATCACCCATAATAATGTCTACAGAAATATTCAGATGGAACTCCATAGGATATCAGAATTTAACCGTAAAGCAAATGACAAACCTCCTCAAGGGCCACGTAACTTTGATGGTGGCAGAGTATCCTCTGACTTCGATCCTGGAGAACCGCCTCCGGAACCTTCTGTTTCTTTTGTTCTAATCACCGACAATGAAGGTACGCTATTAGACACTTCCTCTATCTTTACCATGGAGGAAACATTTTACGAAGCTGCAAAAAACGCTGCATTGTCGCAAAGCAGCAATACAGGAAGTCTCAAACTGGAGGGTAAGTATTGGAGATTTGTGGTAAAGCCTCATTTTGATGATTATAAAATAGTGTTCTTAGATATTACGCCACAGCAGGATTTTCTTGCAAATCTTATTTATACTTTCTTCATTGTCGGCTGTATTATGCTGGTTGTTATTTTCTTTATCAGCAGATTTTTTGCAAATAAGTCTATACAGCCTATTAAAAAAGCCTTTGAACAACAAAAACAGTTTATTGCAGATGCTTCCCATGAATTAAAAACACCACTTGCTGTCATCACTACAAATCTTGATGTACTCTTATCCAGTGGGGAAGAAGATGTAAAGAATCAGTCAAAGTGGCTTCATTATATTAAATCAGAAGCCGAGAGAATGACAAGTTTGATTAAGGATCTTTTGTATTTAACCCAAGTAGACTATTCAGATATCAAGCTAGTCTTTACAGACTTTAATCTAAGTGAAGCGGTTGAAAACATTATTTTAACAATGGAAGCTGTTGTTTTTGAAAACAATATATCCCTCGACTACAGCATCGAACCTAATCTGTTTACACATGGTAACTGTGAACAGCTTCAACAGGTAGTAATGATCCTTTTAGATAATGCTATAAAATATACAGATAGTAAACGTATGATAAATATTTCTTTGAAAAGGCATTACAATACCCTACATTTATCTGTAACTAACAGTTGTGAAGGAATACCACAAGAATATATGAATAAAATATTCCATAGATTTTATCGTATCGATAAGTCTCGATCAAGAAAAAGTGGGGGGCATGGTCTTGGGCTAGCCATTGCTAAAACAATTCTTCAACAACATGGAGGAAAAATCTACGCTAAGAGCAGCTTAAATGAAAGCACTACTTTCATTGTTGAACTACCTAGCATTTAG
- a CDS encoding response regulator transcription factor — MRILIIEDEIHLAEALAQILKKNNYTVDIFHDGESGLDYALSNIYDVILLDIMLPKMDGISILKSIRQEGITTPVILLTAKGEVSDKVAGLDSGADDYVAKPFATDELLARIRAISRRKGEILPDNTLKYGDIELNTATLKLSSGNKEVKLTLKESDLLAFLILRKNLASSKELIIEKLWGFDSEVEHNHVEVYISFLRKKLLFLHSEVAINTLRGVGYILEVKS; from the coding sequence ATGCGAATATTAATTATAGAAGACGAAATCCATCTAGCAGAAGCTTTGGCACAAATATTAAAGAAAAATAATTACACGGTGGATATTTTTCATGATGGAGAATCTGGATTAGATTACGCCTTAAGCAATATTTACGATGTCATCCTTTTGGACATCATGCTGCCTAAAATGGATGGCATCAGCATTCTTAAAAGCATTCGCCAAGAAGGGATCACCACGCCGGTCATCCTTCTTACTGCAAAAGGAGAAGTTTCTGATAAAGTAGCAGGCCTAGACAGCGGTGCTGATGATTATGTAGCCAAGCCCTTTGCTACAGACGAGTTATTGGCAAGGATAAGAGCTATATCCAGAAGAAAAGGAGAAATCCTTCCCGATAACACCTTAAAATATGGAGATATTGAACTAAATACTGCAACCCTTAAACTATCTAGCGGAAATAAAGAAGTAAAACTTACCTTAAAGGAAAGTGATTTGTTGGCATTTCTGATTTTACGAAAAAATCTTGCTTCTTCTAAGGAATTAATTATAGAAAAACTCTGGGGGTTTGATTCTGAAGTGGAACATAATCATGTAGAGGTTTATATTTCTTTTTTAAGAAAAAAACTTCTGTTTCTTCATTCAGAAGTCGCCATCAATACCCTCCGAGGTGTAGGTTATATCCTGGAGGTGAAAAGTTAA
- a CDS encoding polyphosphate polymerase domain-containing protein has translation MAKEVFNRYENKFLVHYATYQKLQDQLLCYMEVDEFNKSQEFYTICNIYYDTKDDYLIRNSLAKPKYKEKLRLRAYGIPREDEEVYLEVKKKVYGLVNKRRTKLKLKEAYAFAATGIKPEVKPYMNPQVLKELEYVFKIYGLEPRLYLAYDRKAFFSKEDKDLRITFDTNIRTRRYDLKLEAGDYGENLLEADQWLMEIKAEKSIPVWLSKILSENKVYKTSFSKYGAEYQKMLFNHQQGKGEIKLCLNQYLTQLQFIPRYL, from the coding sequence ATGGCAAAAGAAGTCTTTAATAGATATGAAAACAAGTTTTTAGTTCATTATGCTACCTATCAAAAACTTCAAGACCAATTACTCTGCTATATGGAGGTGGATGAGTTCAATAAGTCTCAGGAATTTTACACCATATGCAATATCTACTACGACACAAAAGATGACTATTTAATAAGAAACTCCTTGGCAAAACCCAAATATAAGGAAAAGCTTCGGCTGAGGGCATATGGTATTCCTAGAGAGGATGAGGAAGTATACTTGGAGGTTAAAAAGAAGGTGTACGGTTTGGTAAATAAAAGAAGAACAAAACTAAAACTAAAGGAAGCCTATGCTTTTGCAGCTACAGGTATAAAACCTGAAGTAAAACCCTATATGAACCCACAGGTGTTGAAGGAACTGGAGTATGTTTTCAAAATATATGGTCTTGAACCAAGACTTTACTTAGCATACGATAGAAAAGCCTTTTTTAGTAAAGAAGATAAAGACTTAAGAATTACTTTTGATACAAATATAAGAACACGAAGGTATGATTTAAAGCTTGAAGCTGGTGACTATGGGGAAAATTTATTGGAAGCTGATCAATGGCTCATGGAGATTAAAGCTGAAAAAAGTATCCCCGTATGGCTGTCTAAAATACTCTCTGAAAATAAGGTATATAAAACAAGTTTTTCAAAGTATGGCGCAGAATATCAAAAAATGTTATTCAATCACCAACAAGGGAAAGGAGAAATAAAATTATGCTTGAATCAATATTTAACACAACTTCAATTTATACCTCGATACCTTTAG